The Erythrobacter sp. Alg231-14 genome has a segment encoding these proteins:
- a CDS encoding sulfatase-like hydrolase/transferase encodes MKKWQKIVGVVLVLAVVAAALAYTFRTDLILWGVKNRDLPAIAAETPEINWEQGPEEAVQPAGERPPNVILILADDLGINDISTFGGGVAGGLVPTPNIDRLAAEGVNFTNGYAGNATCSPSRAMLMTGRYATSTGFEFTPTPASMGRVVSSVSGDIRPDLPSGVFNSEAADLRPPYEDQGLPSEEVTVAEMLAGKGYHNIHIGKWHLGVSEEMDALGQGFDESLNMSEGLYLPEDSPDVVNAKVEFDPIDRFLWASQRFAGSFNRSELFAPGGYLTDWWTDEAVEAIEANKNRPFFMYVGHWAPHTPLQATREDYEAVGDIKPHRLRVYAAMIRALDRSVGQILDKLEEEGLADNTVVIFSSDNGGAGYIGLPEVNAPYRGWKLTLFEGGVRVPYMMRWPAGIPAGQTIEQPVTHIDIFRTIASMTGAQLPDRKIDGVDLLPVASGRGPIERADDAIYWQSGTYWAVRAGDWKFQIDQHQNKSWLFNLADDPTEQVNLVEREPEMAARLLGLLNEHHKDRELLYPSTTLMPAMIDKTLADQYEEGDELIYWPN; translated from the coding sequence ATGAAGAAATGGCAGAAAATTGTTGGCGTTGTTCTGGTCTTGGCCGTGGTTGCGGCAGCGCTCGCCTACACGTTTAGGACAGACCTTATCCTGTGGGGCGTAAAGAACCGCGACCTGCCCGCAATCGCAGCTGAGACACCTGAGATAAATTGGGAGCAAGGCCCAGAAGAAGCCGTTCAGCCAGCTGGAGAGCGGCCTCCCAACGTCATTCTAATCCTCGCAGATGATCTTGGAATCAACGATATATCAACTTTTGGTGGTGGGGTTGCGGGTGGTCTTGTCCCTACGCCAAACATTGATCGTTTAGCCGCCGAGGGTGTGAATTTCACCAACGGTTATGCGGGCAATGCAACTTGCTCGCCTTCGCGCGCGATGCTCATGACGGGGCGCTATGCGACCAGCACAGGGTTCGAGTTTACCCCCACGCCGGCCAGCATGGGGCGCGTCGTCAGCTCGGTTTCTGGAGACATCAGACCTGACCTCCCCTCTGGCGTGTTCAATTCCGAAGCCGCTGACCTGCGCCCGCCCTACGAGGATCAGGGGCTGCCATCTGAGGAAGTCACTGTCGCTGAGATGCTCGCGGGGAAGGGCTACCACAATATTCATATTGGTAAGTGGCATCTCGGGGTCAGCGAAGAGATGGACGCGCTGGGCCAAGGATTCGACGAAAGCCTCAATATGAGCGAAGGGCTCTATCTGCCCGAGGACAGCCCCGATGTCGTGAATGCGAAGGTCGAGTTTGATCCCATTGATCGGTTCCTATGGGCGTCTCAGCGTTTTGCCGGATCATTCAATCGGTCAGAACTGTTTGCGCCCGGCGGATACCTTACCGACTGGTGGACCGACGAGGCTGTTGAGGCGATTGAGGCAAACAAGAACCGCCCATTCTTCATGTATGTAGGCCATTGGGCCCCGCACACGCCCTTACAAGCAACGCGCGAAGACTATGAAGCGGTTGGCGACATCAAACCGCACCGTCTGCGGGTTTACGCAGCGATGATTCGGGCGCTTGATCGCAGCGTTGGTCAGATCCTCGATAAACTCGAGGAAGAAGGCCTCGCGGACAACACCGTTGTGATCTTCTCAAGCGACAATGGCGGGGCGGGATATATCGGTCTGCCCGAGGTCAATGCGCCCTATCGCGGCTGGAAACTCACCCTATTCGAAGGCGGCGTCCGGGTGCCTTATATGATGCGTTGGCCTGCTGGTATTCCCGCTGGTCAAACAATTGAGCAGCCGGTCACGCATATCGACATTTTCCGCACGATTGCCTCGATGACCGGGGCCCAATTGCCTGACCGTAAGATCGACGGTGTTGATCTTTTGCCTGTTGCCTCTGGCAGAGGCCCGATCGAGCGCGCCGATGACGCGATTTACTGGCAGAGCGGCACCTATTGGGCCGTACGCGCGGGCGATTGGAAGTTCCAGATTGATCAGCATCAGAACAAGAGCTGGCTATTCAACCTTGCTGACGATCCGACCGAGCAGGTCAATCTGGTCGAGCGGGAGCCTGAGATGGCTGCCCGCCTCTTGGGCCTTTTGAACGAACACCACAAAGATCGTGAACTGCTCTACCCTTCCACGACCTTGATGCCGGCAATGATCGATAAAACGCTCGCCGATCAATATGAAGAGGGTGATGAGCTGATTTATTGGCCAAACTAG
- a CDS encoding TonB-dependent receptor: MLIYGREMMALTRLSGFARGGSKVALAAVLGLGAVASPAMAQEANAEGEEALEADESVIIVTATRRAQDVQDIPIAVTAVGPAQLEAQAVDDVTDLGSVAPSFNVSRAAAASNGVTLRIRGVGTTSNNIGFESAVGVFIDGAYQSRPSVALSEFVDVERVEVLRGPQGTLFGRNTSAGALNVINRRPDLGEFGGFVNASYGNFDQFSLQGAINVPVVEGAVALRLTGAYREREGFITVVDASGAEIGKTNDVDRYLVRGQIGFATDGGIEGRLIADFSKDTSSCCGGIELLQSPIETAGLFNLVGLGPRGGMASPAVATNAFDNTTARQALDNRTVTLSRTPSADVENWGITGEIEVPISGNVDLIYVGSYREYEANEAFDSDFSALDVFNVVRNTTTIDTMTHELRLQGDAFNGRVDWLVGAFYSDEDILGDGILSLGQDYDALVGATLFGPTGGMFGANPLRILSGGFDPAATISNNQFGQSAESFSVFTHNVFSVTDRLDLTLGLRYSDESKDGFYAQPSNTNPVCTSLAVRAAAGALPPALVGPVIGLGCFPLTAPANLPQSVALPLPQTFAANFEDDELIYTAKLGYEFDAVNVYASYTHGYKSGGINLDATAGVNASDPTFASEEVDAYEVGLKGRFLDGDITANLAVFYEDFSNFQVLEFTGTQFQSFNVPKAKSTGFELEAVLRPTDGLTINTSLAYTDARYPSDCATAADALSVQNLCGFSLTNAPDIVAIVGANYEVAVSDLLDFFVNAQARTVSDSRTSTQGRATPPSAAALGQTPLLPFDVQDGLTTVNLRFGIKQAESGWAIEAWATNLTDQTARGVTFNTALRSGSRSAFIAQEPRMYGVTLRGEF, encoded by the coding sequence ATGCTGATATATGGGAGAGAGATGATGGCGCTTACTCGATTGAGTGGTTTTGCACGCGGTGGTTCGAAGGTTGCACTGGCTGCGGTCCTAGGTTTGGGAGCAGTAGCGAGCCCCGCAATGGCGCAAGAGGCCAATGCTGAGGGTGAAGAGGCGCTTGAGGCTGACGAATCGGTCATCATCGTTACCGCGACACGCCGTGCACAGGACGTGCAAGATATTCCGATTGCCGTGACCGCGGTTGGTCCAGCTCAGCTTGAGGCGCAGGCGGTTGACGATGTCACCGACCTTGGCAGCGTCGCCCCTAGCTTTAACGTGTCGCGAGCGGCAGCCGCTTCCAACGGCGTCACGCTGCGAATTCGCGGTGTTGGCACAACGTCCAACAATATCGGTTTTGAAAGCGCCGTGGGCGTCTTTATCGACGGGGCTTACCAATCGCGTCCAAGTGTCGCTCTTTCGGAATTTGTCGATGTTGAGCGGGTCGAAGTGCTTCGCGGGCCGCAGGGAACGCTGTTCGGTCGCAACACCTCGGCAGGCGCGCTTAACGTGATAAATCGCCGCCCTGATCTGGGTGAATTTGGCGGCTTTGTGAATGCAAGTTACGGCAATTTTGACCAGTTCAGCCTTCAGGGCGCGATCAATGTTCCGGTGGTTGAAGGCGCTGTGGCGCTGCGCCTTACTGGTGCTTACCGCGAGCGCGAAGGATTTATCACCGTCGTTGATGCAAGCGGTGCCGAGATCGGCAAGACCAATGATGTCGACCGGTATCTTGTGCGCGGTCAGATTGGTTTTGCGACAGATGGCGGGATCGAAGGCCGATTGATCGCTGATTTTTCGAAAGACACCAGTTCGTGCTGCGGAGGGATTGAACTTTTGCAATCTCCGATTGAAACCGCTGGGCTGTTCAATCTGGTGGGCCTTGGCCCGCGTGGAGGCATGGCGTCACCTGCGGTCGCGACCAACGCTTTTGATAACACGACAGCGCGCCAAGCTCTCGATAATCGCACCGTGACATTGAGCCGAACCCCGAGCGCGGATGTTGAAAACTGGGGCATCACTGGCGAGATCGAGGTGCCGATCAGCGGCAATGTCGATCTGATTTATGTCGGGTCGTACCGCGAATATGAGGCGAACGAGGCGTTCGATTCCGACTTTTCGGCGCTCGATGTGTTCAATGTCGTCAGGAACACGACGACGATTGACACCATGACGCATGAACTGCGTTTGCAGGGTGATGCCTTCAATGGCCGTGTCGATTGGCTGGTCGGTGCGTTTTATTCTGACGAAGATATTCTGGGAGACGGCATCTTGTCCCTAGGGCAGGACTACGATGCGTTGGTCGGGGCCACTTTGTTCGGGCCGACCGGCGGTATGTTCGGTGCCAACCCCTTGCGCATTTTGTCCGGGGGTTTTGATCCGGCTGCTACGATTTCGAACAATCAGTTTGGACAGTCGGCGGAGAGTTTCTCGGTCTTCACTCATAATGTGTTTTCGGTGACGGACAGGCTCGATCTGACCCTTGGTCTGCGATATTCCGATGAGAGCAAAGATGGCTTCTACGCGCAGCCATCCAACACAAATCCCGTCTGCACCTCGCTTGCGGTACGGGCTGCAGCTGGCGCTCTTCCGCCGGCTTTGGTCGGGCCGGTAATCGGGCTTGGCTGTTTCCCACTGACGGCGCCAGCGAACTTGCCGCAATCCGTGGCGTTGCCATTGCCGCAGACCTTCGCTGCCAATTTTGAAGATGATGAGCTGATCTACACCGCCAAGCTTGGTTATGAGTTTGACGCCGTAAATGTCTATGCCAGCTACACGCATGGCTACAAATCGGGCGGTATCAACCTGGATGCAACAGCAGGCGTGAATGCGTCTGATCCGACTTTCGCTTCGGAAGAAGTGGACGCGTATGAAGTGGGTTTGAAGGGACGCTTTCTTGACGGTGACATCACCGCAAATCTTGCCGTCTTCTACGAGGATTTCAGCAATTTTCAGGTGCTTGAATTCACGGGAACTCAGTTTCAGAGTTTCAATGTGCCCAAGGCCAAAAGCACAGGTTTTGAGCTAGAGGCGGTGCTGCGCCCGACCGATGGCCTAACCATCAACACCTCGCTGGCTTACACCGATGCGCGCTACCCTTCCGATTGTGCGACGGCGGCCGATGCGCTCTCGGTTCAAAACCTGTGCGGGTTCAGCCTGACGAACGCGCCTGATATCGTCGCGATTGTGGGGGCAAATTACGAAGTCGCGGTGTCAGATTTGCTCGATTTCTTCGTGAATGCCCAAGCACGCACAGTGAGCGATAGCCGAACTTCTACGCAAGGGCGCGCGACGCCGCCAAGCGCTGCTGCGCTTGGCCAAACGCCGCTTCTGCCGTTTGATGTGCAGGATGGACTGACGACGGTGAACCTGCGTTTTGGGATCAAGCAGGCCGAAAGCGGCTGGGCGATTGAGGCTTGGGCGACCAACCTTACCGACCAAACCGCGCGCGGGGTTACATTCAACACGGCTTTGCGCAGCGGTTCCAGGTCCGCTTTCATTGCGCAAGAACCGCGCATGTATGGAGTTACCCTCAGGGGTGAATTTTGA
- a CDS encoding long-chain-acyl-CoA synthetase has protein sequence MANPLKAVWRDAKFGLRLLRVLRLFGDLKPDDTRTIADDFEEVIDAHPNKVAFVFEGESTTYRQFEERANRVAAWTMSQDLKPGDVVALDLENCPDFAAIWFGLSKVGVASALINTNLEGEGLSHCIGIVDAKAVIAGGVQAARVKACLPNLESKPNLWDLDGEHGQNLSLAVKGQRATRPDRAVRQHLQGKDTALFIYTSGTTGLPKAAKITHLKIRGTARTSKALVRIEATDRLYITLPLYHITGGGLGLVGALSVGATIILRRKFSASEFWDDVADNNASLFVYIGELCRYLLGAPDHPKQNSHVLRAGFGNGLRGEVWSPFVERFGVPTMRELYGSTEGNVSFLNLDGTIGAIGQMPAWMGAKIGMELVKFDVVEEQPIRGPDGFCIRADVDEPGEVLGKITDVGRQSFSGYHDKKATESKILTDVFERGDKWFRTGDLIRRDANNYLYFVDRIGDTFRWKGENVATNEVADVMSKYPGVELANVYGVEVPGFEGRAGMAALTVADDFSMPGLAQHLRAGLPVYAVPLFLRIQPEAETTGTFKFRKVELVNEGFDPARTEDPIWFLKPDESEFSPLDQRIHEGITGGALRL, from the coding sequence ATGGCAAATCCGTTGAAAGCAGTCTGGCGCGACGCAAAATTTGGTCTACGTTTGCTGCGTGTGTTGCGTCTGTTTGGCGACCTTAAACCGGACGATACCAGAACGATTGCCGATGATTTCGAAGAAGTAATCGATGCCCACCCCAACAAAGTGGCGTTCGTCTTTGAGGGAGAGAGCACGACCTATCGCCAGTTTGAAGAGCGCGCCAACCGCGTCGCGGCTTGGACGATGTCGCAGGATCTCAAGCCCGGTGATGTCGTCGCGCTGGACTTGGAAAACTGCCCCGATTTTGCAGCGATCTGGTTTGGCCTGTCCAAAGTCGGCGTCGCCAGCGCGCTCATCAACACCAATCTCGAAGGTGAGGGATTGTCGCATTGCATCGGGATCGTAGATGCAAAGGCGGTGATTGCTGGCGGCGTGCAGGCGGCGCGGGTGAAGGCATGCCTTCCTAATCTGGAGAGCAAGCCCAACCTTTGGGACCTTGATGGTGAACACGGACAAAATCTGTCACTGGCGGTCAAAGGGCAAAGAGCGACCAGACCCGATCGAGCTGTGAGACAGCATTTGCAGGGTAAAGACACTGCTCTGTTTATCTACACATCTGGCACCACTGGCCTGCCGAAAGCGGCCAAGATCACGCATCTCAAGATCAGAGGGACCGCAAGGACCTCTAAGGCGCTCGTCCGGATAGAGGCCACTGATCGTCTCTACATCACGCTGCCTCTCTATCACATCACTGGTGGAGGATTGGGACTGGTCGGGGCTCTAAGCGTTGGCGCGACGATCATTTTGAGGCGCAAATTCTCAGCGTCTGAGTTTTGGGATGACGTAGCGGATAACAATGCCTCTTTGTTCGTCTATATCGGCGAATTGTGCCGCTATCTTCTGGGCGCTCCGGATCATCCCAAACAGAACAGCCACGTGCTGCGCGCGGGATTTGGCAACGGTCTTCGCGGTGAAGTCTGGAGCCCGTTTGTCGAACGGTTTGGGGTTCCGACAATGCGGGAACTTTATGGATCGACCGAGGGCAACGTATCCTTCCTGAACCTTGATGGCACGATTGGTGCAATTGGCCAGATGCCGGCCTGGATGGGTGCGAAGATTGGGATGGAGCTGGTAAAGTTCGATGTTGTCGAGGAACAGCCCATTCGTGGGCCGGATGGGTTTTGCATTAGGGCAGATGTGGATGAACCCGGCGAAGTCTTGGGCAAGATCACCGATGTCGGGAGGCAGTCGTTCAGCGGATATCACGATAAGAAGGCAACCGAATCCAAGATCCTGACAGACGTCTTCGAGCGGGGCGACAAGTGGTTCCGAACTGGTGATCTGATCCGCCGTGATGCCAACAATTATCTCTATTTTGTCGATCGGATAGGCGACACTTTTCGTTGGAAGGGTGAGAATGTCGCCACCAATGAAGTGGCAGATGTCATGTCCAAATACCCCGGCGTTGAATTGGCGAATGTCTATGGCGTTGAGGTGCCGGGCTTTGAGGGAAGGGCGGGGATGGCAGCGCTGACGGTTGCGGATGATTTCTCCATGCCCGGCCTTGCGCAGCACTTGCGTGCAGGCTTGCCAGTCTATGCCGTGCCCCTCTTCCTTCGCATTCAGCCAGAGGCTGAAACGACCGGAACCTTCAAATTCCGCAAGGTGGAGTTGGTAAACGAAGGCTTTGATCCAGCGCGAACTGAAGACCCGATTTGGTTCCTGAAGCCCGATGAGAGCGAATTCAGCCCTCTTGATCAAAGGATCCATGAAGGGATCACAGGCGGAGCATTGCGCCTTTAA
- a CDS encoding sulfatase-like hydrolase/transferase, which translates to MLFARSSLPAIAALSLFFIAITATVGIAQAQPSTKPNIVIILVDDAALMDFGVYGGEASTPNIDALARRGAMFTQYRSSPLCSPSRAMLLTGVDNHRTGVATIPEVLPDEQAGQPGYSMALEPGVLTIADRLRVEGYRTLMVGKWHMGKKPTEMPQAHGFDRSFALAASGADNWEDKSYIPFYAEAPWFEDGVEAVLPDDFYSSEFIVDRMIDYLETTDSQKPFLAYLPFQAIHIPVQAPPEFISKYDSRYNSGWHALREERHGKAIELGLIPRGSALADLPPDLRQWDDLSEQERALYAARMAVNAAMLDAMDHYIGRFIDHLKATGQYEDTIFVVTSDNGPEPSRGDNNAALAIYLQLTGYNTGLENLGGQGSWGFIGPEWASAAATPGAWYKFYATEGGIRVPLIVAGPGLEAARIDSPAMVTDIAPTLLDWVGARGAPEDATPMSGRSLLAVLRGEAESAYDDGDIRAIEVSGNSAIFKGDYKITRSMPPVGDGNWRLFNLSLDPGETTDLSETKPAVLDDLLNEYEAYTKEAGVIEMPEGYDTVSQIRSNTTARMLENYPWLYLVLVGIVGALFLTAWMAWRGVRRIRGNHSAP; encoded by the coding sequence ATGCTATTTGCACGCTCGAGCCTGCCAGCCATTGCCGCTCTGAGCCTCTTCTTTATCGCGATCACCGCCACTGTTGGCATCGCACAGGCGCAGCCTAGCACAAAACCCAACATCGTAATCATCCTAGTCGATGACGCGGCTCTGATGGATTTTGGGGTTTATGGCGGGGAGGCCAGCACCCCAAACATCGATGCTTTGGCGCGTCGGGGGGCCATGTTCACCCAATATCGGTCCTCGCCATTGTGCTCTCCATCGCGAGCAATGTTGCTCACTGGGGTCGACAATCATCGGACGGGCGTCGCAACCATTCCCGAAGTATTGCCCGATGAGCAAGCGGGACAGCCTGGCTATTCAATGGCTCTTGAACCCGGCGTTTTGACCATCGCTGATCGGCTGCGGGTGGAGGGATATCGGACTCTCATGGTCGGCAAATGGCACATGGGGAAGAAGCCAACCGAAATGCCGCAGGCTCATGGCTTTGATCGGAGCTTCGCTTTGGCCGCTTCTGGTGCGGACAATTGGGAGGACAAGTCATACATCCCGTTTTACGCAGAGGCGCCGTGGTTCGAGGACGGGGTAGAAGCGGTTTTGCCAGATGATTTTTACTCGTCAGAATTCATCGTTGATCGCATGATCGATTACCTTGAGACAACCGATAGCCAAAAGCCATTCCTTGCCTATCTGCCGTTTCAAGCGATCCATATTCCTGTCCAAGCCCCGCCGGAGTTCATTTCCAAGTATGACAGCCGGTATAATTCGGGTTGGCACGCACTGCGCGAAGAGCGCCACGGCAAGGCCATCGAATTGGGTCTGATCCCACGAGGATCGGCCCTAGCCGATCTCCCGCCGGATCTAAGACAATGGGATGATCTGAGCGAACAAGAACGCGCGCTGTATGCCGCGAGGATGGCGGTCAACGCGGCGATGCTTGACGCGATGGATCATTATATCGGCCGATTTATCGATCATCTGAAGGCAACCGGCCAGTATGAAGACACTATTTTTGTGGTGACTTCCGACAACGGGCCAGAGCCATCGCGCGGAGACAACAATGCGGCGCTTGCGATCTATCTTCAGCTCACGGGCTATAACACCGGTCTAGAGAATTTGGGCGGCCAAGGCAGCTGGGGCTTCATCGGTCCAGAATGGGCTTCCGCCGCAGCCACCCCGGGCGCGTGGTACAAGTTCTACGCCACAGAAGGCGGAATTCGAGTGCCGCTTATCGTGGCAGGTCCAGGGTTGGAGGCTGCGCGGATTGACAGCCCTGCGATGGTGACAGACATCGCGCCAACACTTCTCGACTGGGTTGGTGCACGTGGCGCCCCAGAGGACGCAACCCCGATGAGCGGGCGCAGCCTTTTGGCGGTCCTGAGGGGAGAGGCAGAAAGCGCGTATGATGATGGAGACATCCGCGCGATTGAGGTTTCCGGAAACTCGGCGATCTTCAAAGGCGATTACAAAATCACGCGGAGCATGCCGCCGGTCGGCGATGGCAACTGGCGATTGTTCAATCTCAGCTTAGACCCGGGAGAGACGACCGATCTTTCCGAAACAAAGCCGGCTGTGTTGGACGACCTTCTCAACGAATACGAAGCCTACACTAAGGAGGCAGGTGTTATTGAAATGCCTGAGGGGTACGACACTGTAAGCCAGATCAGATCGAACACTACCGCACGGATGCTGGAAAACTACCCTTGGCTCTATCTGGTTTTGGTTGGGATTGTTGGTGCCCTATTCCTAACAGCGTGGATGGCTTGGCGTGGCGTCAGACGTATACGAGGGAACCATAGCGCCCCGTGA
- a CDS encoding helix-turn-helix domain-containing protein: MFKDTECSRRQVERLVQRYYGFAPRGLARKFRAIRAANLLAQPNLTDEGEAEIACAFVDQPHMIREIRRFCGYTLSRLGGSGDPMFMRQTDMQNLDRFRPYRPIGKGERAEGSPL; encoded by the coding sequence CTGTTCAAAGATACCGAGTGCTCGCGCCGGCAGGTCGAAAGGCTGGTGCAACGATATTATGGCTTCGCACCCAGAGGACTGGCTCGAAAATTCCGTGCAATCCGCGCGGCCAACCTTCTGGCCCAACCCAATCTTACAGACGAGGGCGAAGCAGAAATCGCATGCGCCTTTGTCGATCAACCGCATATGATCCGCGAGATACGCAGATTTTGTGGTTACACGCTCTCTCGTCTTGGCGGTAGCGGCGACCCTATGTTCATGCGCCAAACGGATATGCAAAACCTCGATAGGTTCAGACCATACCGGCCGATTGGAAAGGGGGAACGGGCCGAAGGATCGCCACTTTGA
- a CDS encoding oligosaccharide flippase family protein — protein MDQAATSSESDSAFAPHKDGAEAHDDSNFATRVRSAVAWRWGAQVAAQIITWTSTFLVVRLLDPSDYGLFAMSQVVVTALAFLNGQSFATSIVQTDHLDDRRVGQVFGMLLLANGILACIQFAFAPYAAAYFEEPIVADMLRVQAAIFLTIPFIAMPSEWLARQLEFRKQGKVNMFSALVGAMTALVLAWLGWGVWALIYSGLSIFVTRAIGLMIAARLWIRPIFNPAGAWDLFTYGGTLTLCQLFWIIQSQADVVIAGRLMTTYDLGLYTQALFLALIVTGRFIPPINEVALAAYSELHRAKKPLGPYFLKTVRLVMMVSAPAYIGLALTSEPAILVLMGEKWTGLIPILSGLAIVMPAFALQLICSPVTNAMGRTKVYLFTAISGAIIFPCVFLWGVTAGPMGLVYAWWIAAPALCAVTLAVTLPRIGVSPIALIGAVIPIALACAAMAAAVTLAQRLLELESPLFALLSYAAIGASVYGATFWFGYRSIVRETWAMLRNKDTTSVAA, from the coding sequence ATGGACCAAGCCGCCACCTCATCCGAATCAGATTCGGCCTTTGCACCGCATAAAGACGGGGCAGAGGCGCACGATGATTCGAACTTTGCGACACGCGTGCGTTCGGCAGTCGCGTGGCGGTGGGGCGCACAAGTGGCGGCCCAGATCATCACATGGACCTCCACCTTTCTAGTGGTGCGTTTGCTGGACCCGTCTGACTACGGCTTGTTTGCGATGAGCCAGGTGGTCGTCACCGCCCTCGCCTTCCTTAATGGTCAGAGTTTCGCCACCTCTATAGTGCAGACCGATCATTTGGATGATCGGCGCGTCGGTCAGGTTTTCGGAATGCTGCTCTTGGCCAATGGTATCTTGGCCTGCATCCAATTCGCCTTTGCTCCCTATGCAGCCGCATATTTCGAAGAACCCATCGTCGCCGATATGTTGCGCGTCCAGGCAGCGATCTTTTTGACGATCCCATTCATCGCGATGCCATCGGAATGGTTGGCGCGCCAATTGGAGTTCCGCAAGCAAGGCAAGGTCAACATGTTCAGCGCGCTCGTCGGGGCAATGACGGCGCTGGTGCTGGCATGGCTCGGTTGGGGTGTATGGGCCTTGATCTATTCCGGCCTGTCGATTTTTGTCACGCGCGCCATCGGATTGATGATCGCCGCACGGCTTTGGATACGCCCCATCTTTAACCCCGCCGGCGCATGGGACCTATTTACGTATGGCGGGACCCTGACTTTGTGCCAGTTGTTCTGGATCATCCAAAGCCAAGCCGACGTTGTGATCGCCGGTCGCTTGATGACGACTTACGATCTGGGTCTCTATACTCAGGCGCTGTTCCTCGCACTGATAGTGACTGGTCGGTTTATCCCGCCCATCAACGAAGTCGCGCTCGCGGCGTATTCCGAATTGCACAGAGCGAAGAAACCGTTGGGGCCCTACTTCCTAAAAACGGTCCGATTGGTCATGATGGTTAGCGCGCCTGCATATATAGGCCTCGCGCTGACCAGCGAACCGGCGATCCTTGTCTTGATGGGAGAGAAGTGGACCGGGTTAATCCCGATCCTGTCCGGCCTTGCTATAGTGATGCCCGCTTTTGCGCTGCAATTGATCTGTTCTCCGGTGACCAACGCCATGGGCAGAACAAAAGTCTATCTCTTTACCGCGATTAGCGGCGCAATCATTTTTCCATGCGTCTTCCTTTGGGGAGTAACCGCAGGCCCAATGGGCTTGGTTTATGCGTGGTGGATTGCCGCGCCCGCTTTGTGCGCCGTCACGTTGGCGGTTACATTGCCGCGCATTGGCGTTTCACCAATCGCATTGATTGGTGCCGTTATCCCAATCGCGTTGGCCTGTGCAGCAATGGCCGCGGCGGTTACGTTGGCGCAACGCTTGTTAGAATTGGAAAGCCCCCTCTTCGCTCTTCTATCCTATGCGGCCATTGGCGCCTCGGTATACGGAGCCACGTTCTGGTTCGGATATCGCAGTATCGTTCGGGAGACTTGGGCGATGCTCCGAAACAAAGATACGACAAGCGTCGCCGCATAA
- a CDS encoding aspartyl protease family protein, translated as MTYLWALPAITASLIGSSAATTAVEPPAVPQSPATEAITEAIAPSLTDPTTEILDLDSDRNNRFTVPVMIEGAGPFDFMIDTGSQATAVTHQINEGLQLTPFGTATLVGMASRRAVDVVEVDTMTFGSHTVRDLISPVLDRQHVGADGILGLDSLQDFRVLIDFRDDTIALQEVSDIRNYRRGFEIIVRARQELGQLLITDAMVEGVRATVIIDTGAQGSLGNLALQNRIRTQRAQEVTTTDVNGVSIVGEMSFVRSLTIEGLQLTNVPLAFADAPAFEALGLSDRPVLALGMQHLKMFDRVAIDFSRNRILFDVPRNVAREMRRNRIRGIQAPIN; from the coding sequence ATGACATATCTATGGGCGTTGCCCGCAATCACAGCCAGCCTGATTGGATCCAGCGCGGCAACCACCGCTGTTGAACCGCCCGCCGTTCCCCAATCACCCGCCACCGAAGCGATCACCGAAGCGATTGCGCCTAGTCTGACCGATCCAACAACCGAGATCCTCGACCTCGACAGCGACCGCAACAATCGGTTCACCGTCCCCGTAATGATTGAAGGTGCCGGGCCGTTCGATTTCATGATCGACACCGGCAGCCAAGCGACCGCGGTTACGCACCAGATCAATGAAGGTCTTCAATTGACCCCATTCGGAACCGCCACTTTGGTCGGCATGGCCAGCCGCCGCGCGGTCGATGTGGTCGAAGTCGACACGATGACTTTCGGCAGCCACACGGTCCGCGACCTAATCTCGCCCGTGTTGGATCGCCAGCATGTGGGTGCGGATGGCATCTTGGGATTGGATAGCCTTCAAGATTTCCGCGTCCTTATTGATTTTCGCGACGACACAATCGCCCTGCAAGAAGTTTCCGACATCCGCAATTACCGAAGAGGCTTCGAAATCATCGTGCGCGCACGACAGGAATTGGGCCAGTTGTTGATCACAGATGCTATGGTCGAAGGGGTTCGTGCGACCGTTATCATCGATACTGGGGCGCAAGGCAGTCTCGGCAATCTCGCCTTGCAAAACCGCATCCGCACACAACGCGCACAAGAGGTCACGACGACCGATGTGAACGGCGTTTCTATTGTGGGCGAAATGTCGTTTGTTCGCTCGCTCACTATCGAAGGGCTTCAACTGACCAATGTGCCATTGGCGTTCGCCGATGCACCGGCATTCGAAGCGTTGGGATTGAGCGACCGACCGGTTCTGGCTCTTGGTATGCAACATTTGAAGATGTTTGATCGGGTCGCGATCGATTTTTCGCGCAACCGGATCTTGTTTGACGTGCCTCGCAATGTTGCGCGCGAAATGCGTCGCAACCGGATCCGAGGTATTCAAGCGCCGATCAACTGA